A DNA window from Camelina sativa cultivar DH55 chromosome 13, Cs, whole genome shotgun sequence contains the following coding sequences:
- the LOC104738502 gene encoding uncharacterized protein LOC104738502, producing MYLAGLSFLSLSKRKEKKKKKKKSFRRNFPGNGKRKELITFAINLNLNSQKVINRLKTIKKRYRVMRDILSRDGFWWNSSTKMIDCESDELWKRYIAVYPDAKAFRGKQIEMYEELRTVCGDYQTSGRYSKVKSESNHHLNDIKHFEEDSVSFPLASSEEHSDTDGTESYAGGANEYMHEESQDYPPPPRDPLRQPSKRPRNLDPFQEAMFAVASSIRRLADAVDQSKTSINTEDLLEAVMEIDGLDEAKQMYAFEFLNGDPVKARAFMAYNKRMRKMFLSRQFWWWK from the exons ATGTATCTCGCCGGGTTATCCTTTTTATCCTTATCA aaaagaaaagaaaagaaaaaaaaaaaaaaaaaaagtttcagaagAAATTTTCCGGGAAACGGCAAAAGAAAAGAGCTCATCACTTTCGCAATCAACCTAAACCTCAATAGCCAAAAAGTTATCAATCGCCTCAAGACGATCAAGAAAAGGTACAGAGTGATGAGAGACATACTTAGTCGAGACGGATTCTGGTGGAACTCGAGCACAAAGATGATTGATTGCGAAAGTGATGAGCTCTGGAAAAGATATATTGCT GTATACCCAGACGCAAAAGCATTTAGGGGAAAGCAAATTGAGATGTATGAAGAACTTAGAACAGTATGTGGTGACTATCAAACTTCAGGTCGATATAGCAAAGTGAAGAGTGAAAGCAATCATCATCTTAACGACATAAAACACTTTGAAGAAGACTCTGTTTCATTCCCTTTAGCAAGTTCTGAAGAACATAGTGATACAGATGGAACTGAGTCATACGCAGGAGGAGCAAATGAGTATATGCATGAAGAGTCTCAAGattatcctcctcctcctcgagATCCTTTAAGACAACCTTCTAAACGTCCTCGAAACTTGGATCCATTCCAAGAAGCAATGTTTGCAGTTGCCTCTAGCATTCGTCGCCTAGCTGATGCAGTGGACCAAAGCAAAACTTCGATCAATACAGAGGACTTGTTGGAAGCAGTGATGGAGATTGATGGGTTGGACGAAGCAAAACAGATGTATGCATTTGAGTTTCTGAATGGTGATCCAGTCAAAGCTAGAGCTTTCATGGCTTATAATAAGAGGATGAGGAAGATGTTTTTGTCTCGACAGTTTTGGTGGTGGAAGTAA
- the LOC104737510 gene encoding homeobox protein LUMINIDEPENDENS-like — protein MDAFKDEIEIGSSVESLMELLDSQKELFHSQIDQLQDVVVAQCKLTGVNPLAQEMAAGALSIKIGKRPRDLLNPKAAKYLQAVFAVKDAISKRDSREISALFGITVAQVRDFFVTQKTRVRKQVRLSREKLILSNSDALQGDGVPENNNTRNHVDPVPLNSVHPEACSISWGEGETVALMPPEDIPPDISDSDKYFVENIFSLLRKEETFSGQVKLMEWIMQIQDSSVLIWFLSKGGVLILTTWLSQAAAEEQTSVLLLILKVLCHLPLHKASPENMSAILQSVNGLRFYRTSDISNRAKGLLSRWTKLFAKIQAMKKQNRNNSQIDSQSQLLLKQSIAEIMGDTSNPEDILSLTNGRSENVRRFESSQGPKLLLTSADDSTKKHMLGSTPSYNKERRKVQMVEQPGQKAAGKSPQTVRIGTSIRSRPMSADDIQKAKMRALYMQSKNSKKDALPSAIGDSKTIVPEKPLALQSSKDFPPSQNSEAKTEDTNVPSAIQPVDGPAIIVPIQTDEIKKPFLTPSKSISNKVGILVKMSPQTILKNCKRIQIDWHVPPGMELDEAWRVAAGGNSKEADVQRNRNRRERETTYQSLQTIPLNPKEPWDREMDYDDGLTPEIPSQQSPEESSTEPQESLDERRTAAGAATTSSSLSCPEPDLELLAALLKNPDLVYALTSGKPSNLGGQDMVKLLDVIKTGAPTSSSSSNKQVEEKVEVSLPSPTPATNPGMSGWGQEAIRNPFSRQNQVGAAVARSGTHLHVTSMQWQSTNEQAIPRHATAAYNNSLILSHTERQQQQQQQMQPQLHHNHHLHQQPISTTSYAVREPVGQIGTATSSGSWRSQQSQNSYYSHQGNDIALASQASSYQGNNQYMSSNREYESWSPDHSPSRNHPNVRGQQQQQQQQQPSRKYDSSSHPYWNQNKRWR, from the exons ATGGACGCGTTCAAGGATGAGATAGAGATCGGGAGCTCGGTGGAGTCTTTGATGGAGCTATTGGATTCGCAGAAGGAGCTTTTCCATAGCCAGATCGATCAGCTCCAAGATGTCGTCGTTGCCCAATGCAAACTCACCGGCGTTAACCCCCTCGCGCAAGAAATG GCTGCTGGTGCGTTGTCCATTAAAATTG GAAAGCGGCCAAGAGACTTGTTGAATCCAAAGGCTGCTAAGTATCTACAAGCAGTTTTCGCAGTTAAAGATGCTATTAGTAAGAGGGACTCTCGGGAGATAAGTGCTCTATTTGGCATCACAGTCGCCCAg GTTCgagatttttttgttactcAAAAGACAAGGGTAAGGAAACAGGTCAGGCTTTCAAGAGAGAAGCTAATTTTGTCCAATTCAGATGCTCTACAAGGTGATGGCGTTCCGGAAAATAACAATACCAGAAATCATGTTGATCCCGTTCCCTTGAACTCTGTACATCCAGAGGCATGTTCTATAAGTTGGGGTGAAGGTGAAACAGTGGCACTTATGCCACCCGAGGATATTCCACCCGACATCAGTGACTCAGACAAATACTTTGTtgagaatatattttctctgtTGCGTAAAGAAGAAACATTTTCAGGCCAAGTGAAATTAATGGAGTGGATCATGCAGATTCAAGATTCTTCCGTACTGATCTG GTTTTTATCAAAAGGAGGGGTTTTGATACTTACAACATGGTTGAGTCAAGCTGCTGCTGAAGAGCAAACAAGTGTCTTACTCCTTATCCTGAAG GTTCTTTGTCATTTGCCTCTTCACAAAGCATCTCCTGAAAATATGTCAGCCATATTGCAAAGCGTCAATGGACTTCGTTTCTATAGGACGTCAG ACATATCAAACAGGGCAAAAGGTTTGTTATCAAGATGGACCAAGTTATTTGCTAAAATCCAAGCTATGAAGAAACAGAATCGTAACAATTCGCAAATTGATTCGCAGAGTCAATTGCTTCTGAAACAGAG TATTGCTGAAATCATGGGTGATACTAGTAATCCT GAAGATATACTTAGCCTTACAAATGGAAGGTCAGAGAATGTCAG GAGGTTTGAATCGTCACAGGGTCCAAAATTGTTACTTACTTCTGCAGATGATTCCACCAAGAAACACATGCTTGGTTCAACTCCATCAT ATAACAAAGAACGTAGGAAAGTACAGATGGTGGAACAACCAGGCCAAAAAGCTGCTGGAAAGAGTCCTCAGACAGTAAGAATAGGAACTTCAATTCGAAGCCGCCCTATGTCTGCTGATGATATTCAGAAAGCAAAGATGCGTGCCCTTTATATGCAAAGCAAGAATAGTAAAAAGGATGCTTTACCAAGTGCCATTGGTGATTCGAAAACCATTGTTCCTGAGAAGCCATTGGCTCTTCAGTCGTCCAAGGATTTTCCACCTAGTCAGAACAGTGAAGCTAAGACTGAAGATACAAATGTACCTTCAGCTATTCAGCCCGTTGATGGACCAGCCATAATTGTCCCGATACAAACTGATGAAATTAAAAAACCCTTTTTAACACCTTCTAAAAGCATTTCTAATAAGGTGGGAATTTTGGTGAAAATGAGTCCACAAACTATTCTCAAGAATTGCAAGAGAATACAGATTGATTGGCATGTACCTCCAG GAATGGAACTTGATGAAGCATGGAGAGTAGCTGCTGGTGGTAATAGCAAGGAGGCTGATGTTCAGAGAAACAGAAACCGGcgagaaagagaaacaacatATCAGTCTCTACAAACTATACCATTGAATCCTAAGGAACCATGGGACAGGGAAATGGACTATGATGACGGTTTGACCCCTGAAATTCCGTCTCAACAGTCACCGGAAGAAAGTTCAACAGAACCTCAGGAATCACTTGATGAACGAAGAACTGCTGCCGGTGCTGCCACAACCTCATCATCTCTAAGCTGTCCTGAACCTGATCTCGAATTATTAGCTGCGTTACTTAAGAACCCAGATCTTGTTTATGCACTGACTTCTGGCAAGCCCAGTAATTTAGGCGGCCAAGATATGGTAAAACTGCTTGATGTGATTAAGACTGGGGCACCAACTTCGAGTAGTAGCTCAAATAAGCAGGTTGAAGAAAAGGTCGAAGTTTCTCTTCCATCTCCCACTCCAGCAACTAATCCTGGAATG AGTGGATGGGGACAAGAAGCAATTCGGAATCCATTTTCTAGGCAAAACCAAGTCGGTGCTGCAGTTGCTAGATCGGGTACTCATCTTCACGTCACCTCAATGCAATGGCAATCAACAAACGAACAAGCGATCCCACGACATGCTACAGCAGCATATAATAACTCGCTCATATTGTCTCACACggaaagacaacaacaacaacaacaacaaatgcaACCACAACTTCAtcacaatcatcatcttcatcaacaacCAATCTCAACAACATCGTATGCAGTAAGGGAACCGGTAGGACAAATTGGCACAGCTACATCGTCGGGGTCATGGAGGTCGCAGCAGAGTCAGAACAGTTACTACTCACATCAAGGAAACGATATAGCATTGGCGTCACAAGCTTCTTCTTACCAAGGGAATAACCAGTACATGAGTAGCAATCGAGAATATGAATCATGGAGTCCTGATCATAGCCCAAGTAGGAACCATCCTAACGTGAGggggcaacaacaacaacaacaacagcaacaaccaTCGAGGAAATATGATTCTTCCTCTCACCCTTAttggaaccaaaacaaaagatggCGTTGA